In Lytechinus pictus isolate F3 Inbred chromosome 17, Lp3.0, whole genome shotgun sequence, the genomic window tgtgtgtgtgtgtatttgagttttgtcagacgtgtatcaatcagatatgattatttacgtctgggaccgacctttaacgtcatcatccgaaagacgtgaccagggctcgaacctctgcctcaatttgtaacttcccccacagcttggattacaggcgcacgccacaacgcccagtttgtATTAGTCTTacaccagatatgtgtttatacaacaccaattagtatcaaaacagcatcggtttgtttccaaactggtgttgtttcaatacttctctggtgtggacataaatagattccgggctggttttaaatcaacaccggattttttgcagtgtatgctGTACTTTCACACCAACAAAATCGACCGAACATTCGAAATAACGTACTAGCTTCGATTTGTCTGGAGTCGGGTTCGTTGGCGTGACTAGCATCAttgccctgggaagcgggggtgcttgGGGGTACTTCATAACCCCCAAGATTTCCCTAGGGGTACTGCGTGTGTTTTtcaccataggcagcaccccctggaattctggtaggtgtggcacaatggagaaatgtaacaaaaatggcctacattttgtagtgaaactcttttttttttacttgtcaaatttctggGGACCAAATGATAtctttttttgtaatgaaaccccttttttcgcttgtcaaattttcatcagcaccccctgtagaaaatcgttcccagggacctgtaaatctttataaaaatggaTTAGGTGTGAACTAAAGCGCCTTACGAACTTATTCATAAGCCCATATAtagatttatatttttgtttattttctaatATTTGAAGGATCAATGGCGGTCGCAGGGTTAATTCTGCTCATCTTTGGTCTTCTTCTTATTGCAGTCAACGGATATGTGTTCTTCAAATCGAAAAAAGGGTGAGGTCTAGAATTGTATGTTTTAcagtatttattcattcatttgttcattttttttcggggggggggcgtcttggtctagtggttaggacTCTCGTCtatcaatctgagggacgtgggttcgattcccagatatgtcgtattttccttcagcaaaaaatttacccacattgtgctgcactcaacccaggtgaggtaaatgggtaccggcaggaagtagttcctcaaaaagctgtagactatagcttagccggggtaatatagttTATGAGcgcctaacaaggtggatacgtgcgttATGCaattcctatattattattattaatattgttattcaatttatttttaatcactACCCAAATAGACAAGTGTATGCGCATCGCTTTTACCTTTTAAGAATTggtaattgcaatattttatgattttcataatttaagCTCAACATAAAGACACAGCATCGTCAATACATAACAATCATTTAGTCgttgtattatcattttatatttaaccTCAACAAAATGCGCAGTTCCATTACTTGCACCTTTGCATGAGTCTAGGTTTATGGTAATAAAAAGGGGCTCCCCtgcttgaaatatgaaatgatcttgttattattgttattattattattatcatttttattattattatcatcatcatcctcattatgatggtgatgatgatgatgatgattattattaaggtaattccataaaaataatcaaactttttgtatgtccgacccccatttttctcaagttttacttcactccataaactgaccaagtcatggtcatttgagagcattacagactttcaaaataacaagaaatcagagacggaaaatttcatgaaggtccctcatatagggggtcggacgtacatatttcatggaattgtccattattattttttgttctcaACGTTGTCgtctcgtcatcatcattattattatcctcataatttgtttcattatGATAATGACCATAATTAGGCTTACCATGTGCTTGATTTATGAAGAGTTTATTCACTTCAAAGTTCAACATCTATTTCATCTATTACAAAGAAAGtcgaaatagaaaaaaaaataatgaaaggatATAAGCTTTAGAACCTCTTGGAAAAAAATGCACGAGACATACTGATGCAGAATTTAGAATATTTCCAAACGTTatgtattcaaatcaatcatatcttgatttatttgtttctgtttctgtttatggtaactcccataggaactcggcaggacagcatttttgctggtaaacgctaagctggtatataaccaattacctaggaaacattttacgtctaggttaatcagtcatagtggctgacgttatatgaaaatgaaatgtaaatatcTTTTAGATGTATCGACTAATGACACTGGAAAATAACGTGATATAGAAATACAAGAAAATGAGACAACACGAAACAAAGTTAGGGATGAAAATATTCAATTGCCAGAAGAATCTGATTTTGTTGTTTGTGGTAAAATTACGTTTAATATGATTAATTTTGTATAGGCATCTTTCGCAAATCTGTGTATAATATTGTTTTAGTGGTTTTTGTACATTTAGATCTCTGTTTATCCatacacaacaaaataatgatgtacAAAAAGGCGAAAGAATACCATATTTTAAGGACAGATATTTTCCAAACTTGCAAACTTCTGTTTTAGGTCATGCACTACAAAGAAGGGTATCTTCCACGTCCTGCAGATGTCTAGCCTGCAGAAGAACAACGAAggcgacgacgacgacgatgatgacgtCGAAGATAACTTCAAAGACGACGTTGACGTCGAGAAGAAGTCCAGCTCGTCGAGATCATTGAATAAAGAAAGTTCTACCGATCAGGGAGCCGAGCCGAAGGTTGAAGTGCATGTCAAGGTTGAGATCGAGGGCGATGTCGAAGATGCCAACAAGCCAAATGGGAATGCGGACGTCAACGATTCTAATGCAGCATCAGACGCTGATGTCGCTGAAAAGAGCACCGACAATGATGTCGAGAAGACGAATGAAACTGTTGTCGAAGTGACCATAGAGGGCGGGAGTGAAACTCAAACCGatccttgataaaaaaaaaatgttaaatgttATTAGCCTTGAGCATGTTGAGTACTTCATTTTGTATCCCAGAATTgcctttaaaaaatgtaaaatgatcGAGGATGACTGTAAATGCTATTTTTCTTTCACGTTTTCTGAAATCTGTTTTGTACATAAGTTTCTAAATGTTAGCTTATGGCATCTGGATGTAACAGTGACTATGTCTACTgaaattgttttatatattcataGGCCTATACAAAATCCATGCACCCCTGCAGAAggtgatttgaatagagaaaaaaaatgcagaatGGTCAGATAAACAGAGCTACGGTATTCTAAAATttcacttaaagggatggtccggactGAAAGTATTAATAAGTAGAGTAGAATCACTGAGctaaatgccgaaaatttcatcaaaatcggataacaaattacaaagatattgaattataaagtttagcaataatttgtgaaaacagtcgtcatgaatattcattaggtgggctgatgatgtcatatctccacttgttcttttgtattttattgtatgaaattaggtttattcaaatttttacctccaagaactagaaaaattggattgacaactgatttcgtgcattagatatttattgctgcaacttatttcattataagggagacatattattcacacaagtatgaaataatgaaaaatatatgattttatgtaataacataagaaaacgggaagtggggatgtgacatcatcagcccacctaatgaatattcatgacgactgttttcacaaaatattgctaaactctaaacttcaataactttattatttgttatccgattttgatgaaattttcggcattttgctcagtaaattctactctatatatatataattattttcagcccggaccatccctttaatttcacaaaacatttcaaTGTACGTATATACTCACAACACGTGCGATATGCACATGAGAGAGTCAATGTTGCCATCACTCCACCTACTATTAATATTGTATTCTATTTAattaattatataataaaattgatttCGGCAGATTTTACCAGAAGTGTGATAAGGAAGATCGTCTTTGAATAATATCACGTTGCAACGATaaatatttcacatgttcagacaggaatcaaactttgttttgcattttatgaGGAAAATGATCTATATttatacaaaactacaaaagaaattatgagTGGATGGCTTCAACGGatattctcatttgcatacatttATCCTGTGCGTATAAcgggtttgtgaaattaaacaaattttaaacaTGCCATATCTTTCTTATTGTATGATATATCCCTTTAAATGACTTTACGATCAGAGTTATGcttgattcatttttaaatctgtTTAATCAAATCATCTTTCATATatgtgaacttgacctttaacaatgtAAATAGCACTTTTTAATCCGATTGGGGTTtgtcattcatttcttttttaattaacttaaaaataaatattcgcATGACTGAGCATGGCCGGTTTTACAGTGTATCTGATTACGTGAAAGGTGTTGTAAATAATGTTTGTGTGGCGGTATTTTGTAGTTTGACAAAGggtctcattatttttttaacaaacatgtagGTCTAGAATATCTTATTGATATACagccatatattttttttatgaattgacTCTCAAGTTTAGCAGTTTCTTTAAAGGTTCAACACTCTAAAAgaataaatatgaaatcatgattctagATGTTATaggagtgacaaccttttcaaaatgttgcatttaccaTTTTGAATAGTTCGACCCAATGCTTAAAATGTTGGATTCAGATTTATGCAAGGTTGGATATAACGTTTGGAACAGGTTGTTACTCCTTTaacctttcaaatgttgattttttttaagagtgaaTAATAAATGTATACTTGGCTGTCAGCTAACTTGCTAATCCTAAGAAAAGTGAACAGTATGTAAAATAGAGACGATGATGTAATTTTCCGTGTGTATTTTATGGACATTGGAATACATGTAATCTTACATTGCATTTGAGTGAACCAAGGTTGGATTCCTTTTTGAAGTTCATTGGTTTGTAAAATTATGAACAAGGAAGGAAAGTCTCCTGTCAATGAGCCAAAATGAAACTTGAGCTAATTTAGAAACGCCTAATTGGCCATATTTccttatatatgtatattttactTCAACTTCCCTTTTTTCTGTCAATCTAGAGACAACCTGTTTTGATACCATTATGATTCTAGTGTGTTGCCATAACCAGGCCTGGGTAAAATACATTGTGAAATATCGCCCTCTTTAAACCAGCTTTGGTGAAGCACCGAGTCTGAAACTATAGGAAATGAAACcgttggaacaagatagcttgtgcgaaaacagaaaaataaaagaaacagatcaacgaaagtttgagaaaaaatgaataaataataagaaagttatgagcatttgaagttaaGATTTAGATCATTAGTGTAATATATGtcatcctcccattggcaatgcgacaaagatgtgttatgtcacataattatgtacggttacacttcgtaattccgaaggttcgtaattccgaaggttctttattccgacggttcgtaattccgataCACGTagattgcctatacctcgatgttcgttaatccgaaaacgtaaaaaggttcgttaatccgaacatttgtggcgttattccgaaggttcgttattcagaaggttcgataatccgaaaacgaaataaggttcgatgttccgaaggttcgtcaatccgaaaacgaaataaggttcgttgttccgaaggttcgttagtccgaaaaggAAATAAGGTTCGCTAATCATTATTtatcggactaacgaaccttcggaattacgaacctcatttcgttttcggattaacgaaccttcggaattacgaacctcacttcgttttcggactaacgtaccttcggaattacgaacctcatttcgttttcggattaacgaaccttcggaattacgaacctcacttcgttttcggactaacgaaccttcggaattacgaacctcatttcgttctcggactaacgaaccttcggaattacgaaccttcggaaatacgaaccttcggaataacgaaccttcggaatatccgaaccttcggaataacgacgcttcggaattacgaatgtatgcgattaTGTACAACGTTCccattaattttgtatatagttCAATTAATATGCCTCTTTATTACATCTATTAGTGGATTATGGATTCTTTCTTTAAGAGGGCACGTtatgtagattttcaaagaatgcaTGAGGGatgaagagtttgtatcacaataagaaaaagcaaagagagacatttggggggtattttatagtccatcaaagggaaagttgttcacatgtgtcATTACAagtcaagattcaagattcaagtctttgtcgcattgccaataaaAGGATCTCTATAGCATTTAATAGAGATCGCatcattcaaatgctcatagcttttctcattatttgtccgatttttctcagactttctttgatcttattctttgacttttctgtttccacacaagccaACTTGTTTCAAAGGACTGTTTCATTGCCCCTTTAACCTTGTTTTCTGGCCCGTGATTTGTTGCATTTTGTAATATGAATACATGTTTTAAATCGCTTTGGGGgttttcttattgttttttttttatagtatttGTCTGTCTATTGATATTTCTGGAAACTGAATAAACGATCGCTTTTCAGTTGATGCTTGATTGATATTGAAATTGCCGTTATTTTGGGAACTCATGGGCATACAAGATGATTGAATATCACGTATTTATTTTGGGGTCAACGCTCAACAAGGcaaattgctcttttttgttgACCCCTCATTCGACataaattgttttctttgttgttCTCTTATGTTATTTTTCTATAACCATGTATTTATATGTTCATCATTGTTTTTACTTGTATGTATTGACCTttatatgtgtttttttttatgaagaatgaaataaaatcaattcaattcaatatgagTTACAATATAGATGGCGTCTGAATCAGTCGTGTAagtagaaaaatattttgatgatacCAGATATGGCGGATGGAGCAAAAGTTCTAAAAAGGTCATGAAGGTGCAAACAAagactttttttaataatataacGTTAGACTGGCATATCATATCATCTTAAAATCTTTacccttttttcttccttttttttttctgaccttCTTATATAGACTAGGgcgtgaaacattttttttttttttttttttttttttttggggggggggggacataacCCCACGCCCGAATCTGTACTCCAGATCTAAATATATCAACGTTGAATGGGCTTTCCTAGGTGGAAGTCCACCCTTTTTGTTACActcacaatattttgtgaaaagaaatttcttttttgttttataatcatattttatttcttcctcattatgaataacatgaaatcattgCTTGTGCTATCATATCGGGTTGTCGCGTAAACCGACCATTGGGAAAAGGGCCCCCTAACATGCCAAAAAAGTTGGGTCCAGTTTACCAGACCATTATATTTGAGAAAACGGCCTCCTAAATTTCCGAATGGTCGGATGCAATTTACCCGTTGTTTTGTGAACATTAAAgccaaatatacaaaaaatgtcGGGTAAACTGGGCCAGATGTTTCGGGAATTTAGGGGACCCTTTTATCTAATGGTCGGGTTTCGCGATTGCCCCGCGATCGCACAAGCCAACATAATTGATTCAGAATTCAATGAACTTATTAACTTGATTATTCCAAAAGTTAACTTAGTGTCAATCTGTACACGTTTCTTCtaacaatttattttcaaaaaggtAATAGTGAAATATTACTAAACAGAATCTTCTACAAATCTCCGACGAATATAGAATTATAAAAACGCAAACACACTCATATTATATAGATAAATCTCAAGTTGAACATGTACAATAtcattaaatcaaattaatttgagaaagttatgacaaaaaataaatgaataaacaacaCTCAGCCACACATCACATAcccaaccccctcccccatcccacGAAGCCTaagtaaaaagaagaagacggaaagggggggggggacacaacaacaacaacaacaacaacatttacaaaaacaaaaacaaatacccacccagaaaaaaaatcatagaaaaaaGACTACCGGTTGTTTTGCCACGTTCCGGCATAGGTTTTGCGCTCTAAATGTGCAAATAATATTGTAAAAACATATAATCCTTAGTAATATATTTCTACAAATTAAGTATATCCGGGGAAATCAGACAAATTGACCAACGAGGTCATGCCCTGAGAAGGAAATCAACTGATTGAAATGGAATTTATTTTTACGATATTCTAGTctgaaaacaaatgaatatatcCAATTGATACAAAGATCTCCAAATGTGTTTGGTGTCGAGAAgaagaaatatgattttcagTAGAAATGCTACCAGAGATACTGGAGCTTTTCCCAATTTTACATTAACACTGATTAAGTTGCAATATGATCCTTTTTTTtcgttacagaaaaaaataaaagagacaTCTCATGTAGGTGATACTTTTGACACATGTCCGCATACAAGCCTACATGATATTCAATCCAGgatgttttttatttgatattatttatttgttcacGATAGTCATCAGTGATAGTTTCCATATTCTGGTGAATGTCGCCCTCTTTAGACAATGTTTTCCATTGCTCGGTTCATCATACTCATATAATCTGTATATTATGTGAATTGAATGGTATTTGGCTTTGTTGTTACTTTCCTAACAGGTTAAGTCCAACCTagcaaataaaatgatttgaaggATCATACAAACCtcatgctgaaaatttcttcaaaatcggatgtggaCATGgtggaataagaaagttatgacattttgaaaattcCCATATTTTCGTAGATACACATCACATATGATAATGCAGTTGGGAGAGCTGTTAATATCACACACTCACTGTTTTTGCAGGCCTATATCTAAATTAttgtttataacatttttttaaagatttgacaataatataGGTCCAGCTTTTCTAGGTTGGGTCAAGTGAATTCCACATGTGTACAGATGAATCAAACCTTGTTTccaattataatgatgaaaacattaagcatttcacatttcatacaggccatagtaaaatacaaaagaaaaagtaagtagatgacgtcatcagttacCTCATTTGGATTCCTGCAATGGGTAGGCATAAAACTGTCATgcgaaaataagcgaaattatGAAATGTTCGCTTTTTGATTAATCCAATAATACGATAATATCTTCAGcgatatgcttgtttgattttctcgttTTATTATAAATCAACTTTCTTTGGGGATGTATAAAGCCTTGAAGTGGTGAGTAAAacgagtaaaaaaaatgaggaggCCATATATGGCGTATAAATCAACATTTCCAGCGAGCTAAatcttttgtcttttttataaaaaaatataactttgTGACATATTTTGGCATAATATTCCGAGAATGATATCATGTTTCaccttttttaaagttttatttccatttctctTCTTTTCATGTTCTTGGTCATATAACTCTCTAGGGCCATGGCCCCCAACGTCCCGCCCCATCTGTTACCCCAGTGCCTTTTCACCTTGTCTGATGTTTTCAATTCAAGCAATTTGAATCGATGCGTATGTTCGTCTTTATGCGAAGGGTTGAAGGGTATTGGGACACTTAGCcatattaccatggtaacggtaacatgacatgtgaaaaaaaaattatatgacaTTCTTTTCGACGTACGTCatgggaaaaaaaaagagtggcATCTTCGTCCAGGCTTCTGATGAAACGTTTTTATTTCCGAGGCACCTTTATCACGTGACGTGTGATTTCCGCTGAAGAATCGTTTTAAGCTAGTAAAATACtcgcatctgattggctaagaacaaaTTTGAACAAAAGGCGTAAAACCGGCCAGAAGGTTCCATGtcttttttgttatctttttttcaatCTCATCATTGAATTTGGGGAAAATGTGACCTGTTATATACAAAAGAGattacttaaaaaataaatataatttacaatattctaatgaaattgataaagaatATCGTATAATGAGAAATCATATTACTGAtctcattagaaaaaaataaacagaaacattttaatgatatcactcATAAATATAAGTCAGACTAAAAAACACTTTGGAAAGAATTGCAAAAagtttacaaataaaaatgttaactcAGAAAGTTGTAATATTGACTGCAATgttacaaataattatttcactatTATATAGGCAAAGAAATATCTAAGAGTTTTGATAATTCATACATTCTAGATTGGAAACACCCCAAATGTATTCGAActtttgaaattgaacaaattaaatcttaaaaaaataaattaaactatTTGAGTTTTCTTGATACTAGCAGTCATCTCGACATACTGGATTTCGATACTAAGTTACTAAGACTTGCTGCTCCCTATATATATGAATCTCTATGTTCTATTTTTAATGCTAGTTTGTTTACAGGTGACATACCCTGTGATTGGAAGATTGCCCGCACTACCCCTGTATACAAGGGCAAGGTGAACAAAGATGACATTACAAACTATCGCCCTATATCTGTAGTATGCCACGTATCTTAAATGATAGAAAAAGAAGTTCAATTGCAATTAATTAACTATCTTAAAGAGAACGATATGATCAATGTCGATCAATATGCATTTCTCCCTCACCATTCTTCTATCACCTGCCTTCACAGGGTAATTGATGATTTTCACGAGGCTCTTAACAATAAAGAATTAATTGGCTCATGCTTTCTTGACATTTCCAAATGTTTCGACTGTGTTAATCATGAATTACTCTTGCTTAAACTAGAGAAATATGGTATATATGACAAAGAATTAAAACGGTTTTCTAACTATATTACTGAAAGAAAACAACTTGTTTCTTCAAAAGGTAAAAACTCCTCTATAAATGAATTACCAGTAGGGGTACCACAGGGCAGTGTACTTGCTCATGttctattttaattatttattaacgaTATATCAGAAGGCCTTAATAATGCTGTATGTTCTATTTATGCTGATGATGTAGTTATCTATGTTACTGGCGATAATATACATAATGTTACTCTAAATTTACAAAATACGGTAAACACACTAAACAACTGGTATAAGAGAAATCGTCTTAAGATAAATGTTA contains:
- the LOC129280717 gene encoding uncharacterized protein LOC129280717: MYTMAAGTTQRHGLSYFICSMLLAISLLCTSTTSVTTVTTTVTGELVETEFATNLTTDTNHTTTSPNQTNTTDTTPAHSSTSNATTIVDQSATTPSTIPTAKTTTDGEKSNSTEKEDKKSDPNKETPTQKTGSMAVAGLILLIFGLLLIAVNGYVFFKSKKGSCTTKKGIFHVLQMSSLQKNNEGDDDDDDDVEDNFKDDVDVEKKSSSSRSLNKESSTDQGAEPKVEVHVKVEIEGDVEDANKPNGNADVNDSNAASDADVAEKSTDNDVEKTNETVVEVTIEGGSETQTDP